The proteins below are encoded in one region of Sedimentibacter sp. zth1:
- a CDS encoding Eco47II family restriction endonuclease translates to MYDLDFISQENFEKHVANTIKEYKDVLKSIDITKFNRNIIDPIKLLFDKNVFRTSFEEIIDIELHRQRDKSNNNSIGYFHQNIFKYINNCTVPKQGWDVIVKIPNEPIIYVEMKNKHNTMNSSSAQKTYLQMQNQILHSPNDICYLVEVISKCSRNISWGCSVNHNHLEDERIRKVSIDKFYEIVTGDKDAFCKLCMQLPKTIEKLISNSNDLSVQQDTVVDGLKNINPDMLKALYLLAFNTYEGFNSLG, encoded by the coding sequence ATGTATGATTTAGATTTTATTTCTCAAGAAAATTTTGAAAAACATGTAGCAAATACAATTAAAGAATATAAGGATGTTCTTAAATCAATTGACATAACAAAGTTTAATAGAAATATAATTGACCCAATTAAATTGTTATTTGATAAAAATGTTTTTAGGACAAGTTTCGAAGAAATTATTGATATAGAGCTCCATAGACAAAGAGATAAATCAAATAATAATTCTATAGGTTATTTTCATCAAAATATTTTTAAATATATAAATAATTGTACAGTGCCCAAACAAGGCTGGGATGTAATAGTTAAAATTCCTAATGAACCTATAATTTATGTTGAGATGAAAAACAAACATAATACTATGAACTCATCTTCTGCTCAAAAAACATATTTGCAAATGCAAAATCAAATATTGCATAGTCCAAATGATATATGTTATTTAGTAGAAGTTATTTCAAAATGTTCTAGAAATATTTCATGGGGGTGTTCTGTAAATCATAACCACCTAGAAGATGAAAGAATAAGAAAAGTTTCTATAGATAAATTTTATGAAATTGTTACTGGTGATAAAGATGCATTCTGTAAATTATGTATGCAATTACCTAAAACAATAGAAAAACTAATTAGCAATAGTAATGATTTATCAGTTCAGCAAGATACTGTGGTTGATGGATTGAAAAATATAAATCCAGATATGTTAAAAGCACTTTATTTACTTGCATTTAATACTTATGAAGGATTTAATTCACTAGGATAA
- a CDS encoding reverse transcriptase domain-containing protein: MKENKLFKSVTSSQNIYNAIYSLNSYVFEKGLMSKTDRKLFEQLQDKYNFDLIDTVINNCKNQLKEILNTGKLFDIQIYFKMKKYKDKKIEYRPIHTADLTTQICIVSLLNIIAFDDSKGQRKLSDISELLPSNFYGNIPSTDVKNIFYDWHAKYKEYSQDVIDAYNTYEKTGEYKYEVCLDLENFFPSINPEIIYNILFNKLSVVFQDDAEDLKTILKKLLFFNIKNIKRSYKSYYPLGETYFEDELANLNILIKKKVYPSLGIPQGLPQAYYFGNICMAEIAKEISKKFDGKAFYYVDDSVIYTNNENAKSKNFESVIITLNTKINEIFTKTIKEHCEENTFNHYKIKIHENGKSISSDMQHDKKYGRRFLKQINLGTSTVSFDIATAIDELQDETIREKTHLFSQAIEKEIEFINEKINNIKSTTLVTNEIESLTSYLKLLKRYKKFFLYRLKIIKFSHDDFENTDLDDYYKKYNINKQSDFTDEEVKNIFNKFDEDIFAAEASLFLKFANTNSDKQEIYKSISDFENKLSKTIPEENLYYSNTLKFNIELTEIYNEYTSLQYMDCKYIKKYRKYSRERILDDVLEMIRQDKKDRQDKKDIYTTDKNNTIMFFGYSFNKYTKFIINNSNEFKRIALNCLFSKIFSVGISNKPIMLKLDNRTLEYYELRILMYVRNKYSNFNKIISFIETIMIDTKKYHTYDKIDYSIMEVLTIFRTYVKDPDYIDQLIITHKYIMSVWKNGSKHLYFYTLHNQEHSVELIRFTVSICKSIDFLKIKSIDYYVLFLACYLHDISMILQPNFNSFIINEYDAEVLFTEWKERYKNIQEEKKNIPENLLVKKFILDCYKKVDSFFENDIRSKHANNSAYFIKKTCDLDYIDCAIKNIVANVSAAHGFDENDVYGLKSKGQSEAINIKFLMILLRLADLMDMSKDRVSLNIMKLNIEQMNETSQFHWISHAAIDTCNIRSKYYYNPEKNDEIVTYLNKSFFNEKIEVHLYLNSQNLMSIENAKKCKNIEYELSSGKDEISLKMLSKMENAVSECKGQCNFMCKWMCNKNEWLINELQAISKYLSRNQDNNFDTDIYLKIHMQNTGAISQKYLDTVFEYIK; this comes from the coding sequence ATGAAAGAGAATAAACTTTTTAAAAGTGTAACATCTTCTCAAAATATCTATAATGCAATCTATTCACTTAATTCATATGTTTTTGAAAAGGGATTGATGTCTAAAACAGATAGAAAGCTATTTGAACAATTACAGGATAAATATAATTTTGATCTTATTGACACAGTTATAAATAATTGTAAAAATCAACTAAAAGAGATATTAAATACGGGCAAACTTTTTGATATACAAATATATTTTAAAATGAAAAAATATAAAGACAAAAAAATCGAATATAGACCAATTCATACTGCAGATTTGACAACACAAATCTGCATTGTATCTTTGCTTAATATAATAGCATTTGATGATTCCAAAGGTCAAAGAAAATTATCTGATATTAGCGAGTTATTACCATCAAACTTTTATGGTAATATACCGTCAACTGACGTAAAAAATATATTCTATGATTGGCATGCTAAATATAAAGAATATAGTCAAGATGTTATTGATGCTTATAACACTTATGAAAAAACAGGTGAATATAAGTATGAAGTTTGTTTAGATTTAGAAAACTTTTTTCCTTCAATAAATCCAGAAATTATATATAATATTCTTTTTAATAAGCTATCAGTAGTGTTTCAAGATGATGCTGAAGACCTCAAAACCATATTGAAAAAATTGCTATTTTTTAATATCAAAAATATTAAGAGAAGCTACAAATCTTATTACCCGCTAGGAGAAACATATTTTGAAGATGAACTTGCGAATCTGAATATCTTGATCAAAAAAAAGGTTTATCCCTCATTAGGTATACCGCAAGGACTACCTCAAGCATATTATTTTGGAAATATTTGCATGGCTGAAATTGCAAAAGAAATTAGCAAAAAATTTGATGGCAAAGCTTTCTATTATGTTGATGACTCTGTAATATATACAAACAACGAAAATGCAAAAAGCAAAAATTTTGAAAGTGTTATTATTACACTTAATACTAAAATTAATGAGATATTTACAAAAACTATTAAAGAACATTGTGAAGAAAATACTTTCAATCATTATAAAATTAAAATACATGAAAACGGTAAAAGTATATCATCAGACATGCAACATGATAAAAAATATGGAAGAAGATTTTTGAAACAAATAAATTTAGGTACATCTACAGTTTCTTTTGATATTGCAACTGCAATAGACGAATTGCAAGATGAGACTATTCGTGAAAAAACGCATTTATTTTCGCAAGCAATTGAAAAAGAAATAGAATTTATAAATGAGAAAATTAATAATATTAAGTCGACTACCTTAGTTACCAATGAAATTGAGTCATTAACTTCATATTTGAAATTGCTAAAAAGATATAAAAAATTTTTTTTGTATCGCTTAAAAATAATAAAATTTAGTCACGATGATTTTGAAAATACAGATTTGGATGATTACTATAAAAAATATAATATTAACAAACAAAGTGATTTTACGGATGAAGAAGTTAAAAATATTTTTAATAAATTTGATGAAGATATATTTGCTGCAGAAGCTAGTTTGTTTTTAAAATTCGCCAACACAAATTCTGACAAGCAAGAAATATATAAATCTATATCTGATTTTGAAAATAAACTGTCAAAAACAATACCAGAAGAAAATTTATATTATTCTAACACTTTAAAATTTAATATTGAGCTTACAGAAATTTATAATGAGTATACTTCTTTACAATATATGGATTGTAAATATATAAAAAAATATAGAAAATATTCTAGAGAACGTATTTTAGATGATGTCTTAGAAATGATTAGACAAGATAAAAAAGATAGACAAGATAAAAAAGATATTTATACTACCGATAAGAATAATACAATTATGTTTTTTGGATATTCTTTTAATAAATATACCAAATTTATCATAAATAATTCTAATGAATTTAAAAGAATAGCTTTGAATTGTTTGTTCTCGAAGATATTTTCTGTTGGTATTTCCAATAAACCTATTATGCTCAAATTAGATAATAGAACTTTGGAGTATTATGAATTAAGAATTTTAATGTATGTGCGCAATAAATATTCGAATTTCAATAAAATAATATCTTTTATAGAAACAATTATGATTGACACAAAAAAGTATCATACTTACGATAAAATTGATTATTCAATAATGGAAGTACTAACAATATTTAGAACTTATGTAAAAGACCCTGACTATATTGATCAATTAATCATTACACATAAATATATAATGAGTGTTTGGAAAAATGGTTCAAAACATTTATATTTTTATACTTTGCATAATCAAGAACATTCAGTTGAACTGATACGTTTCACTGTATCAATATGTAAATCAATAGATTTTTTAAAAATTAAATCAATAGACTATTATGTTTTATTTTTGGCTTGCTATCTACATGACATATCAATGATATTGCAACCTAACTTTAATTCATTTATTATAAATGAATATGATGCAGAGGTATTGTTTACAGAATGGAAAGAAAGATACAAAAATATCCAAGAAGAAAAAAAGAATATTCCGGAAAATTTATTAGTTAAGAAATTTATATTAGATTGCTATAAAAAAGTAGATTCATTTTTTGAAAATGATATACGCTCGAAGCATGCTAATAATAGTGCTTATTTCATAAAAAAAACTTGCGATTTGGATTACATTGACTGTGCAATCAAAAATATTGTTGCTAACGTATCAGCAGCACATGGATTTGATGAAAATGATGTTTATGGACTAAAATCAAAAGGACAAAGTGAAGCTATTAATATTAAGTTCTTAATGATTTTATTGAGACTTGCAGATCTTATGGATATGTCAAAGGATAGGGTAAGTTTAAATATTATGAAACTTAATATAGAGCAAATGAATGAAACTTCACAATTTCATTGGATTTCTCATGCAGCAATTGATACTTGTAATATAAGAAGCAAATATTATTATAATCCAGAAAAGAATGATGAAATTGTAACTTATTTAAATAAATCTTTTTTTAATGAAAAAATAGAAGTACATTTGTATCTGAATTCACAGAATTTAATGTCCATTGAAAATGCAAAAAAATGCAAGAATATAGAGTATGAATTAAGCAGTGGCAAAGACGAAATAAGCTTGAAAATGCTTAGCAAAATGGAAAATGCAGTATCAGAATGCAAAGGGCAATGTAATTTTATGTGTAAATGGATGTGTAACAAAAATGAATGGTTGATTAACGAACTTCAAGCAATAAGCAAATATTTATCACGAAATCAAGATAACAATTTTGATACTGATATATATTTGAAAATTCATATGCAAAATACAGGCGCTATATCACAAAAATATCTTGATACTGTTTTTGAATATATAAAATAA
- a CDS encoding helix-turn-helix transcriptional regulator has product MQIKLLLDRCNLSKNTLSSIQSGGSTPKSENLAKIANYLECSVDYLLGRTDNPEVNKQPVEYDTDKIVSEFENFSDKSQDRFIKYINLLLIQPKKKITKT; this is encoded by the coding sequence ATGCAAATTAAATTACTTTTAGATAGATGTAATTTAAGCAAAAATACATTATCTTCTATACAATCTGGAGGTTCAACTCCTAAATCTGAAAATCTTGCTAAAATCGCCAACTATCTTGAGTGTTCTGTTGATTATTTGCTTGGCAGAACAGATAATCCTGAAGTAAATAAACAACCAGTTGAATACGATACTGATAAAATAGTATCAGAATTTGAAAACTTTTCAGATAAGAGTCAGGATAGATTTATTAAATACATAAATTTATTATTAATTCAACCAAAGAAGAAAATAACAAAAACTTAG
- a CDS encoding GNAT family N-acetyltransferase: MDYIFETEHLKIRKFKIEDAQSLYKNHMEDEVKKWIPNESYADIIEAKDAIDFYINCVNNKHLPYVLAVELKETGDLVGDTGVNEVEGNNEEVEIGYTICKKYSGKGYATEVLKAMTEYIIETFRINVLYGRVMNGNKSSVRVLEKNGYKFVDKEFGAEDDPYGNGMLIYKKEF; the protein is encoded by the coding sequence ATGGATTATATATTTGAAACAGAGCATTTGAAAATTAGGAAATTCAAAATAGAGGATGCACAATCTTTATATAAAAATCATATGGAAGATGAAGTAAAGAAATGGATCCCAAACGAAAGCTATGCGGATATTATTGAGGCGAAAGATGCTATTGATTTTTATATAAATTGTGTGAATAATAAGCATTTGCCATATGTATTAGCTGTTGAGTTAAAAGAAACAGGAGACTTGGTAGGAGATACAGGTGTAAACGAAGTTGAAGGAAATAATGAAGAGGTTGAGATCGGCTATACAATTTGTAAAAAGTATAGTGGGAAAGGCTATGCCACAGAAGTTTTAAAAGCAATGACAGAATATATAATTGAGACATTTAGAATAAATGTTTTATATGGTCGTGTAATGAATGGTAATAAGTCTTCTGTTAGAGTTTTAGAAAAAAACGGATACAAATTCGTGGATAAAGAATTTGGAGCTGAGGATGATCCCTATGGAAATGGAATGTTGATTTATAAGAAGGAGTTTTAA
- a CDS encoding MarR family winged helix-turn-helix transcriptional regulator has translation MNYVSAKQISMLYRKFQKYINNNLKKYDIGSSEYSYLLLLYENNNMLSQDDLHKLSNIDRAAVTRAISSLEKKGYVIKSSSKTNSRHNIIELTDKAISIKTNIFDVINKWNKLIHSDISTEKLNITIDSLNKMLKNTEEN, from the coding sequence ATGAATTACGTTAGTGCAAAACAAATTTCTATGTTATACAGAAAATTTCAAAAATATATAAACAATAATTTAAAGAAATATGATATTGGATCATCTGAATATTCATATCTTTTACTGCTTTATGAAAACAATAATATGTTATCTCAAGATGATCTACACAAACTATCTAATATTGATAGAGCAGCAGTTACTAGAGCTATTTCTTCATTAGAGAAAAAAGGTTATGTTATTAAAAGTTCAAGTAAAACTAATTCAAGACACAATATTATAGAATTAACTGATAAAGCAATTTCAATAAAAACCAACATATTTGATGTCATAAATAAATGGAATAAGCTTATTCACAGTGACATTTCAACAGAAAAACTTAATATTACTATTGATTCACTAAATAAAATGTTAAAAAACACGGAGGAAAATTAA
- a CDS encoding DUF2798 domain-containing protein, which produces MKKKLLVAFITSILMAMLMSFVMTVSKIGFNKNLITAWLNSWFIGIIVAFPLSFFLPPFINKIINKFID; this is translated from the coding sequence ATGAAAAAAAAATTACTTGTAGCATTTATAACTTCAATTTTAATGGCTATGCTTATGTCATTTGTAATGACTGTGTCTAAAATTGGTTTTAATAAAAACCTTATCACAGCATGGCTAAATTCTTGGTTTATCGGAATCATTGTAGCATTTCCTTTATCTTTCTTTTTACCACCTTTTATAAATAAGATAATTAACAAATTCATTGATTAA
- a CDS encoding helix-turn-helix domain-containing protein produces MYESNFIANRIKAIAKKKNMQIKLLLDKCNLSKNTLSSMQSGGSTPKSENLAKIADYLDCSVDYLLGRTDNPEVNIQPVEHDTDEIIERFENLSDKSQDSFIKYMNLLLIQQKEENNKNIDNEAK; encoded by the coding sequence ATGTATGAATCGAATTTCATTGCTAATAGAATTAAAGCTATTGCTAAAAAAAAGAATATGCAAATTAAATTACTTTTAGATAAATGTAATTTAAGCAAAAATACATTGTCTTCCATGCAATCTGGAGGTTCAACTCCTAAATCTGAAAATCTTGCTAAAATCGCCGATTATCTTGATTGCTCTGTAGACTATTTACTTGGCAGAACAGATAATCCTGAAGTAAATATCCAACCAGTTGAACATGATACTGATGAAATAATAGAAAGATTTGAAAACTTATCAGATAAGAGTCAAGATAGTTTTATTAAATACATGAATTTACTATTAATTCAACAAAAAGAAGAGAATAACAAAAACATAGATAATGAAGCAAAATAA
- a CDS encoding helix-turn-helix transcriptional regulator — MLHNKIKIERKNICLTQYQKADMLKVSLRTYQRIESNQTKPSCGAIKNYKNFSTNLLTVCWNRQLIDKNIIVIKSITEKYPKVNYFY; from the coding sequence ATGTTGCATAATAAAATAAAAATAGAACGAAAAAACATATGTTTAACTCAATATCAAAAGGCAGATATGTTAAAAGTGTCATTAAGAACATATCAAAGGATAGAGAGTAATCAAACTAAACCATCATGTGGTGCTATTAAAAACTACAAAAATTTTTCAACAAATCTATTGACTGTCTGCTGGAACAGACAGTTGATAGATAAAAATATAATCGTTATCAAAAGTATAACAGAAAAATACCCAAAAGTGAATTATTTTTATTGA